GTGGGCGGGCCCAACTACGGCGAGGTGATCCAGACGGTGATGCAGCTGGGCCCGCCGTGGCGGCTTTCGGTGCAGACGCACAAGGTGGCGGGCATCCCGTAAGACCGGCGCCGTTGCCGGATCGTATCACCGCTCGCGTTGCCCCTCCCCCCGCCCCCTCCTCGCACGGAACTGCTGTGCGGAGAGGGGGTGAACTTCGATCGCGGTTCGACCGCTTCCGCGCATGCGCCGGCCGCCCCGTTGCCGTCTTGGGAGCGGTTCGAGGGCGGCCGTGCAAGCCGCCGGCTGCCCTCTCCCCCGGCCCCTCTCCCGCAAGCGGGAGAGGGGAGAATTCGATCGCACTTCGGCTGGCCTACTAGTGCACCCGCGAAGGCGGACTTCGGGCCGTCGTTGCCGCGAATTCATTCGCCCCAGCACGGCCGAGGCTCGACATCACCGGGCCTGCGACTTGCGCCAGCCGCCACCCCGCGCACCGGCGAAGGTGCAGTCGATCGATCAACGAAAACGGCGAGGATGTACGGATGGCGGGGATTCTGGACGGGAAGACGGCCGTGGTGACGGGCGGCAGCAAGGGCATCGGCTACTCGATCGGCGAGTACCTGGCCCGGGCCGGCGCCAACGTGGTGATCTCCGCCCGCAACGCCGACGAGGTGAAGACGGCGGCGGACAGGCTGAACGGGCTTGGAGCGGGTACCGTGATCGGCGTGCAGGCCGACGTGCGGAGCTACGAGGACGTGCAGCGGATGATCGCGGCGGCGGCGGAACTGGGAGACGGGCTCGACATACTGATCAACAACGCCGGCGTGGGCGGGTTTGCGCCGGTGGACCAGATCTCGGTCGATCTCTGGCACACGATCATCGAAACCAACCTGAACGGCGTCTTCTACTGCTGCCGCGAGGCCGTCCCCCACTTGCGGAAGCGCGGCGCGGGGTGGATCATCAATATCGGCTCGCTGGCGGGCAAGAACCCGTTCGCGGGCGGCGCGGCGTACAACGCCAGCAAGTTCGCCATCGTGGGCTTCAGCGAGGCGATGATGCTGGACGTGCGCGAGGACAACATCCGCACCAGCTACATCATGCCCGGGTCGGTGGCGACGTACTTCAACGACCACACGCCCAACGAGGCCGACGCCTGGAAGATCCAGCCCGAAGACATCGCGCAGATCGTGATGGACCTGCTGGCCATGAACCCGCGCACCCTCCCCTCCCGCGTGGAGGTTCGCCCGAGCCGCCCGCCCAAGCGCTGAGCGATGGCCGGCGAGGGCATGGGCGGCAGGGCGAAGGAGTCCGAGGGCAGGCGTGGGCCGAAGGTGCGGGCGATGATCTGGGACCTGGACGGCACGCTTTCCGACGACAAGGCGCGCGCGCATTTCGTGGAGGTTGAGCAGGGGCGGGCGCGCGACTGGAAGTCGTACTTCGACGCCATCGACACCGATCCGCCCATCGCCGCCTCGATGGAGGTGCTGCGGTCCATGCACGCGGCGGGAATCCGCATCATCTTCCTGACCGGCCGGCCCGAGCACACGCGCCCCAAGACGGAGCGCTGGCTGGTAGCGAACGGGCTGACGGACTACGACGCGCTGGTGATGCGGCCCGGGGGCGACTTCCGGCCGGCGGGGTTCTTCAAGGTCGAGGCGGTGGCGCGGCTGCGGCGGGAGTACGAGCTGGTGTGCGCCTTCGAGGACCGCATCGACGTCGCCGAGGCGCTGCGCCAGGCCGGCGTGCCCGTCTTCCTTTACGGCGCCGGCGCCGAAGCCGCCGCCGAGGCCCTGGAAGCGCTCGACGTCCGTCAGGACGACCTCACCTCCGGCAACGATCCGGAGAACGGAAAGCGGCAGCGGAAGAATCCCTGGTCGGCCGACCCACATAACTAGCGACACAGACGCGCACCGGCAGAACGGCTGCATGCCCAAGTGGTATGCAGCCGTTCTCGATTTCGCGCTGACGCCACCATTCCGTTCACGCCACAGACGAGATGCAACCTGGCCCGCAAGTGCTTGTCATTGCTGAACATCACGCTTGACAACCGCACAGCAGGAACACTATCCTGCACCTGCGTTCCGGTCGGACCGGACTACAAACGGAGTGACAACAAGGGAGGTCGGTATGGGCGACAATCGGAAGATGGCCGAGCTGATCCTCTACATCTCCGCGCGTTGTGAGAATGACGCGGCCTACGGATCGACGAAGCTCAACAAGATCCTGTTCTACGCCGACTTCCTGTTCTACGCGAACACGGGCGTCTCGATCACCGGCCAGGAGTACATGCGGCTCGACCGGGGACCCGCACCGCGTCGGCTGGTCGTGATTCGGAACGAACTGGTCGAGCAGGGCGCTCTGACGGTGCGCGACCAGAGCTACGGGCGGTGGCGGCAGAAGCGTCCGGTTGCCCATCGCCCGGCGGATCTCAGCGCGTTCACCCCCGATGAAATTGCGAGCGTGGATTCCGTGGTCCGTGAGTTCTGGGGCATGAGCGCAACGGAGGTGAGCGACCACTCGCACCGGTTCGATGGATGGAAGCTCGCGGAAGATCGCGAGACGATCCCGTATCCGACGGCCCTGATCTCCGACGAAGCTCCGTCCGAGGAAGATCACGCGATCGCTCTCCAACTGGGCCGCGAGTGGGCCGCTCGCCGGGCGGCGTGAACGCGCGATTGTGGAACCTGGTCGTTCCGCCCGAGGTTGCTGACCAGTTGGCCGCGATCGGTCCTGTCGGATACGACTGGAGTGACATCGTAATGTCGATCGAGTGGTATCTTACGCACGATCCCCTCACCGTCGGCTACGCCACGCAGGACGCTGCCGTCCGCCTACTGGTCCTCAGAAGGCCCGTGGGGCTACCCGGGATCAAGGTCTTCTTCGCGATCGACGGGGATACGGTCACCGCGCTGCGTGTGAAGTCTTCCTAACCACGCTGCCCTTTCGCCTCAGGAGTACCCGATGCTGATTCGGCAGACGCCAGATCTCTCGCCCGAGGGCATCGAGGAGGTTCTCGTGGAGATGCGAGCGCCTCCGGCTGACACCCCCGAACGGCGCGCCACGTTTCAGCGCGCACGCGCGGCGAGATTCCTCGTCGAGCAGGGATGGCGGCCACACCCGGATTCAGCTACCCGTAGCGCGTGCTGATGGGTGGGTGCCGCAAATATTGCCTTAAGACCGCAGGTGAACAGAGCGGGGCGGAGTTCCGCATGCAGTTGGAGCATGCGCGTACTGCACACGCGAGGCACTGGTTATTCACTTGTCTGTCGAAGCCACGTTTGGACTTGGATTTTGTCGCCAGCTAGACCGACGTGAAACCCGATGGGGGCAGTTTAGCACGTACTCCATGCTCCGTCAGTCACGCCTCATCCTGCCGAAGGTTGTCTAGCCACTCGGCATCACTTACTACGCGCACGTCGTTCGACGACAATATCGAGTCGACCTTCGCAGCTCCATACCGTTCGACGAGCATGTCGTACGTACCTCGATCGAGTTCACTCCATCGGTGTTGAAATGAGGTTTCGAAAAATTTCTCAATATCCGCAAACATTAATGCATCACGCGTTATACCGATTTCGTTGGTCCTGACGTCTGGGTAATGATACCTGTCGCGAAGCATGATGAATTCATCGGTGAAAAGTTGGTCCACCTCAGCTAGCGTCGT
This Longimicrobium sp. DNA region includes the following protein-coding sequences:
- a CDS encoding Panacea domain-containing protein, translating into MGDNRKMAELILYISARCENDAAYGSTKLNKILFYADFLFYANTGVSITGQEYMRLDRGPAPRRLVVIRNELVEQGALTVRDQSYGRWRQKRPVAHRPADLSAFTPDEIASVDSVVREFWGMSATEVSDHSHRFDGWKLAEDRETIPYPTALISDEAPSEEDHAIALQLGREWAARRAA
- a CDS encoding HAD family acid phosphatase; amino-acid sequence: MAGEGMGGRAKESEGRRGPKVRAMIWDLDGTLSDDKARAHFVEVEQGRARDWKSYFDAIDTDPPIAASMEVLRSMHAAGIRIIFLTGRPEHTRPKTERWLVANGLTDYDALVMRPGGDFRPAGFFKVEAVARLRREYELVCAFEDRIDVAEALRQAGVPVFLYGAGAEAAAEALEALDVRQDDLTSGNDPENGKRQRKNPWSADPHN
- a CDS encoding SDR family oxidoreductase; translated protein: MAGILDGKTAVVTGGSKGIGYSIGEYLARAGANVVISARNADEVKTAADRLNGLGAGTVIGVQADVRSYEDVQRMIAAAAELGDGLDILINNAGVGGFAPVDQISVDLWHTIIETNLNGVFYCCREAVPHLRKRGAGWIINIGSLAGKNPFAGGAAYNASKFAIVGFSEAMMLDVREDNIRTSYIMPGSVATYFNDHTPNEADAWKIQPEDIAQIVMDLLAMNPRTLPSRVEVRPSRPPKR